Proteins encoded in a region of the Altererythrobacter ishigakiensis genome:
- a CDS encoding HlyD family type I secretion periplasmic adaptor subunit encodes MKKWFEIVSEWDPNRKLIAACALTLFVLIGWSAVAQTEEVTRGLGKVIPSSKAQLVQPAEPAVVEEILVRAGQSVKQGQLLVRLDDDIADSELSRLQTENERLAARANRLEGEATGSEIGCEEGSLCAQERRLQEVRLATARSREQSLASAVEQRRRDLAEAQSTVSTLESSVRLAQDQVDMLRPLAAQGIVPRTELLTAERDLVDTQGRLSAARQSAGRARAAISQAQADLSAARNEFRQQALNEQSEINTRIAVNEETIRGAEARRNRNELRSPADGIVNNVQITTVGGFVGAGEEIMQIVPVGEKLLVEARIDPKDIAFIAVGDPANVKITAYDFATYGGLAGEVLQVSADSVYDEVERETYYTVLIETNRSYLERGGQRLPIVPGMIGDVEIITGSKSVLSYLMKPVTRALNEAMTER; translated from the coding sequence TTGAAAAAATGGTTTGAAATCGTTTCCGAATGGGATCCCAATCGTAAGCTGATTGCAGCTTGCGCATTGACGCTGTTCGTCCTGATCGGCTGGTCGGCTGTCGCGCAAACCGAAGAGGTTACGCGCGGGTTGGGCAAAGTCATTCCGTCATCCAAGGCTCAATTGGTGCAACCGGCAGAACCTGCCGTGGTCGAGGAAATTCTGGTTCGGGCAGGGCAGAGCGTGAAGCAGGGCCAGCTGTTGGTGCGGCTTGATGATGACATTGCAGATTCCGAGCTCAGCCGGTTGCAGACGGAAAATGAGCGTCTGGCCGCCCGCGCGAACCGCCTTGAGGGCGAAGCGACAGGGTCCGAAATTGGCTGCGAAGAAGGTTCGTTGTGCGCGCAGGAACGGCGTTTGCAGGAAGTTCGCTTGGCAACGGCGCGCAGCCGCGAACAGTCGCTGGCTTCAGCAGTCGAGCAGCGTCGACGCGATCTGGCGGAAGCACAATCAACCGTTTCTACTCTCGAAAGCAGCGTTCGGCTGGCACAGGATCAGGTTGATATGCTGCGCCCGCTGGCAGCACAGGGGATCGTGCCGCGCACCGAATTGCTGACGGCAGAACGCGATCTGGTCGACACGCAGGGCCGCTTGTCGGCCGCACGTCAGTCTGCCGGCCGTGCGCGCGCTGCGATCAGCCAAGCGCAGGCAGATCTAAGTGCCGCGCGCAATGAATTCCGTCAGCAAGCGCTTAACGAACAATCGGAAATCAATACGCGCATTGCTGTGAATGAAGAGACTATTCGCGGGGCCGAAGCGCGTCGTAATCGCAATGAGCTGCGCTCTCCGGCAGACGGTATCGTCAACAATGTGCAGATCACCACGGTCGGCGGCTTTGTCGGTGCAGGCGAAGAGATAATGCAGATCGTGCCGGTAGGTGAAAAACTGCTGGTCGAAGCGCGTATCGACCCGAAGGACATCGCCTTTATTGCGGTCGGCGACCCGGCCAATGTGAAGATCACCGCGTATGACTTTGCGACTTATGGCGGGTTGGCCGGTGAGGTGCTGCAGGTGAGCGCGGACAGTGTCTATGATGAAGTCGAGCGCGAAACCTATTACACCGTATTGATTGAAACCAATCGCTCATACCTGGAGCGCGGCGGGCAGCGTCTGCCAATCGTTCCGGGCATGATCGGCGATGTTGAGATCATCACAGGGTCTAAGAGCGTGCTGAGCTATCTGATGAAGCCAGTCACCCGCGCGCTGAACGAAGCGATGACCGAGAGATAG
- a CDS encoding transglutaminase-like cysteine peptidase, whose amino-acid sequence MYRNALCAAKLTGGLLAGVAALPAAASAPLSVTVPSAMPLAAVGISQTACAPVSAPAYRAPLTAQATKSAAILGGQMSALERMKMAQRGESVPAATVTAVTAAQPAQAITPANARACEAIGARQSGSFAVMPQVVRTTGRFLGTERVRIGRTRFDASWDRVSDRKLSRRDLRRAIGRTPDGHAQLLSEVNSWVNRNITYRDDRAQFGSSDYWADARATLRSRAGDCEDYAILKMQMLAAAGIDREDMMLTLARDTIARTDHAVLLVKSGAEWVMLDMASDRIAPAGLSYGYRPVMSFAANERFLHGAAVEQRPVVRFVMN is encoded by the coding sequence ATGTACAGGAATGCTCTTTGCGCCGCCAAGCTGACAGGCGGGTTGCTGGCCGGGGTTGCCGCTTTGCCGGCCGCTGCGTCTGCGCCGCTGTCTGTTACTGTGCCCAGCGCAATGCCGCTGGCAGCGGTGGGCATTTCCCAAACCGCGTGCGCGCCGGTTTCAGCGCCAGCCTATCGCGCGCCGCTGACCGCGCAGGCGACCAAGTCTGCCGCGATTCTGGGCGGGCAGATGAGCGCGCTGGAACGTATGAAGATGGCGCAACGCGGTGAAAGCGTGCCGGCCGCCACTGTTACAGCTGTTACCGCCGCGCAGCCTGCGCAGGCGATCACGCCCGCCAATGCGCGTGCGTGTGAAGCGATTGGGGCGCGTCAATCGGGAAGCTTTGCGGTGATGCCGCAGGTTGTCCGCACGACTGGCCGGTTCCTGGGTACAGAGCGTGTTCGCATCGGGCGCACCCGCTTTGACGCATCGTGGGACCGGGTTTCTGACCGTAAGCTTTCGCGCCGCGATCTGCGCCGCGCGATTGGCCGTACTCCGGATGGACACGCTCAGCTGCTGTCCGAAGTGAACAGCTGGGTCAATCGCAACATCACCTATCGTGATGACCGCGCGCAATTTGGCTCAAGCGACTATTGGGCCGATGCGCGCGCTACGCTGCGCAGCCGTGCTGGCGATTGCGAGGACTATGCGATCCTCAAGATGCAGATGCTGGCCGCGGCCGGGATCGACCGTGAGGACATGATGCTGACGCTGGCGCGGGATACCATTGCACGCACCGATCATGCGGTACTTTTGGTGAAGTCGGGGGCAGAATGGGTCATGCTGGACATGGCCAGCGATCGGATCGCGCCTGCCGGCCTCAGCTATGGTTATCGCCCGGTCATGAGCTTTGCCGCGAATGAGCGTTTCCTGCACGGAGCCGCGGTTGAGCAGCGCCCGGTTGTTCGTTTCGTAATGAATTGA
- the rpsL gene encoding 30S ribosomal protein S12: protein MPTINQLVRKGRTPQKAKSKVPAMEQNPQKRGVCTRVYTTTPKKPNSALRKVAKVRLTNQREVISYIPGEGHNLQEHSVVLIRGGRVRDLPGVRYHVLRGVLDTQGVKDRKQSRSKYGAKRPK, encoded by the coding sequence ATGCCAACGATCAACCAGCTGGTCCGCAAGGGCCGCACTCCGCAGAAGGCCAAGTCAAAGGTCCCTGCGATGGAGCAGAACCCGCAGAAGCGCGGTGTTTGCACGCGCGTCTACACTACGACGCCGAAAAAGCCGAACTCGGCACTGCGCAAGGTTGCCAAGGTGCGCCTTACCAACCAGCGTGAAGTCATCAGCTACATCCCGGGCGAAGGTCACAACCTGCAAGAGCACAGTGTTGTCCTGATCCGTGGTGGCCGTGTGCGCGACCTTCCCGGTGTGCGTTACCACGTGCTGCGCGGCGTGCTCGACACGCAGGGTGTGAAGGACCGCAAGCAGAGCCGTTCGAAGTACGGCGCTAAGCGTCCGAAGTAA
- a CDS encoding TolC family protein yields the protein MKKTLTGFAAAALLATASPAVMAQQTSDGNYSLQEAIEAAIMSNPEIMQAQYNTEAIQFEREQAQSLYYPTVDIEASAGIRRLENNTRRNLGIADNELYPVEAQGIVDWTAFDFGRRRGEVLRQAARVDGASLRVVERSEFIALQVTRQYLDMLLQQRIVAASEDNRAFHQALVNDLAQGVEQESISVADLQQAEERLQSAIVREEEAKESFAVAQNSLRRLAGLTVYNGTLPADMSSSLPSSREQAIGMARTDNPLVREAQADVDAAHGLIMSAKGEYYPTIGVDFRGRIGDDIDGFSGETNDLQARVYMRWNLADGGLKRARYQEMVHRASQARYALHERTRQAEEDAANAWTALEAQQNIGRALARQSEVTDDLLLSYRSQFDVGRRSLLDVLDAQNTRYNTQVRLETSRFSQLFAQYQVLAATNRLLSSMNIAPGAGAGKNERDRFEYGPSKDAETEYRRYAN from the coding sequence ATGAAGAAGACACTTACAGGCTTCGCTGCTGCCGCCCTGCTGGCCACGGCATCGCCGGCGGTCATGGCGCAACAAACCAGCGACGGTAACTATTCGCTTCAGGAAGCGATTGAAGCTGCGATCATGTCCAATCCTGAGATCATGCAGGCGCAGTACAATACAGAGGCGATCCAGTTCGAACGCGAACAGGCCCAGTCGCTGTATTATCCGACTGTAGATATCGAAGCTTCGGCTGGTATCCGCCGTCTGGAAAACAACACGCGCCGAAATCTGGGCATTGCCGATAACGAGCTTTATCCGGTGGAAGCACAGGGTATCGTTGACTGGACTGCGTTCGATTTCGGTCGCCGCCGCGGTGAAGTCCTGCGTCAGGCTGCACGCGTGGATGGTGCATCGCTGCGTGTTGTTGAACGGTCAGAGTTCATCGCTTTGCAGGTCACACGCCAGTATCTCGATATGCTGCTTCAGCAGCGCATCGTGGCTGCGAGTGAAGATAACCGCGCCTTTCACCAGGCTCTGGTGAATGATCTTGCTCAAGGGGTTGAGCAGGAATCGATTTCTGTTGCCGATCTGCAGCAGGCTGAGGAGCGCTTGCAGTCCGCTATTGTACGCGAAGAAGAGGCCAAAGAGTCTTTCGCGGTCGCACAAAACTCGCTTCGCCGTCTGGCAGGCCTGACTGTCTACAATGGCACCTTGCCAGCCGACATGTCATCGTCATTGCCCAGCTCGCGTGAGCAGGCGATCGGTATGGCGCGCACTGACAATCCGCTGGTGCGTGAAGCACAGGCAGATGTTGATGCCGCGCATGGCCTGATCATGAGCGCCAAGGGTGAATACTACCCGACGATCGGCGTCGATTTCCGTGGCCGAATCGGTGACGATATCGACGGCTTCTCAGGCGAAACAAATGATCTGCAGGCGCGCGTATATATGCGCTGGAATCTTGCTGATGGCGGCCTGAAACGGGCACGTTATCAAGAGATGGTCCACCGTGCATCGCAGGCGCGCTACGCCCTGCATGAGCGGACCCGCCAGGCAGAAGAAGATGCCGCCAATGCGTGGACTGCGCTGGAAGCACAGCAGAATATCGGCCGGGCACTGGCTCGCCAGTCGGAAGTTACCGATGATCTGTTGCTGAGCTATCGCAGCCAGTTTGACGTAGGTCGTCGTTCGCTTCTGGACGTGCTTGATGCGCAGAACACGCGGTATAATACGCAAGTTCGTTTGGAAACTTCACGATTTTCTCAACTTTTTGCGCAATACCAGGTTCTGGCGGCTACAAACCGTCTCCTGAGCTCGATGAATATCGCGCCAGGGGCTGGTGCGGGCAAGAACGAGCGTGATCGGTTTGAGTATGGTCCTTCGAAGGACGCGGAAACCGAATATCGCCGTTACGCCAACTGA
- the rpsG gene encoding 30S ribosomal protein S7 → MSRRRRPEKRVILPDPKFGDQVLSKFMNNLMLDGKKSTAERIVYGALDTVEAKAKADPVQLFHEALNNVKPQVEVRSRRVGGATYQVPVEVRPERAQALAIRWLIGAARGRPETTMAARLSGELMDAANNRGNAVKKREDTHRMADANRAFSHYRW, encoded by the coding sequence ATGTCACGTCGTCGTAGACCCGAAAAGCGGGTTATCCTGCCCGATCCCAAGTTTGGTGATCAGGTTCTGTCGAAGTTCATGAACAACCTGATGCTGGACGGTAAGAAGTCCACGGCTGAGCGGATTGTTTATGGTGCGCTGGACACAGTCGAAGCTAAGGCTAAGGCTGATCCGGTTCAGCTGTTCCACGAAGCTTTGAACAACGTAAAGCCGCAGGTTGAAGTGCGCAGCCGCCGTGTTGGTGGTGCGACTTATCAGGTGCCGGTTGAAGTTCGTCCCGAGCGTGCTCAGGCACTCGCGATCCGCTGGCTGATCGGTGCGGCTCGCGGCCGTCCGGAAACCACCATGGCGGCCCGCCTGTCGGGTGAGCTGATGGATGCTGCGAATAACCGCGGCAATGCTGTCAAGAAACGTGAAGATACGCACCGTATGGCTGACGCCAACCGCGCGTTCTCGCATTACCGCTGGTAA
- the fusA gene encoding elongation factor G: protein MAREYPLERYRNIGIMAHIDAGKTTTTERILYYTGKSYKIGEVHDGAATMDWMEQEQERGITITSAATTTFWTAEDPTMDPRSAPEDLRANMPKHRINIIDTPGHVDFTIEVERSLRVLDGAVAVFDGVAGVEPQSETVWRQADKYGVPRMCFINKLDRTGADFYYCVQSIVDRLGATPLVLYLPIGAESDLQGVVDLVNMRGIVWQNEDLGAKYEFVEIPADLADKAAEYREKLVETAVEQDDDVMEAYLEGNEPDAATLKRLIRKGTMERAFVPVLCGSAFKNKGVQPLLDAVVDYMPSPLDVPAIKGVLPDSETEETRPSSDDEPFSALAFKIMNDPFVGSLTFTRIYSGQLRKGSVLNSVKDKKEKIGRMLLMHSNNREDIEEAFAGDIVAIAGLKETTTGDTLCDPSKPIILERMEFPDPVIELSVEPKTKADQEKMGVALNRLAAEDPSFRVSTDHESGQTIIKGMGELHLDILVDRMKREFKVEANVGAPQVAYRESLAREVEVTYTHKKQSGGSGQFGEAKVVVTPGERGQGIIFEDEIKGGNIPREYIPSVEKGMREQAESGYLVGFPIIDFTIRLIDGKYHDVDSSTVAFEITGRGAMREAAERGGIKLLEPIMKVEVVTPEDYLGDVIGDLNSRRGQIQGTDSRGNAQAVEAFVPLANMFGYVNELRSFTQGRAQYTMQFSHYDEVPANVAQEVKEKLA from the coding sequence ATGGCACGCGAGTATCCGCTAGAGCGTTACCGCAATATCGGCATCATGGCTCACATCGATGCTGGTAAAACCACGACTACCGAGCGTATCCTTTACTACACCGGCAAGTCCTACAAGATCGGCGAAGTGCACGATGGTGCAGCGACGATGGACTGGATGGAGCAGGAGCAGGAGCGCGGCATCACGATTACGTCTGCTGCGACGACCACTTTCTGGACCGCGGAAGATCCTACAATGGATCCGCGTTCGGCCCCGGAAGATTTGCGCGCAAATATGCCAAAGCATCGCATCAACATCATCGACACTCCCGGCCACGTTGACTTCACAATTGAAGTTGAACGTTCGCTCCGCGTCCTCGATGGTGCAGTCGCTGTGTTTGACGGTGTTGCAGGTGTTGAGCCGCAATCCGAGACCGTTTGGCGCCAGGCCGACAAGTACGGCGTACCCAGAATGTGCTTCATTAATAAGTTGGATCGCACCGGTGCGGACTTCTATTATTGTGTGCAGTCGATCGTTGATCGCCTTGGTGCGACGCCACTGGTGCTTTACCTCCCGATCGGTGCGGAAAGCGACCTGCAGGGCGTAGTCGACCTGGTGAACATGCGCGGCATCGTGTGGCAGAACGAAGATCTGGGCGCGAAGTATGAGTTCGTCGAGATTCCTGCTGATCTGGCTGATAAGGCAGCAGAGTACCGCGAAAAGCTCGTTGAAACTGCTGTTGAGCAAGACGACGATGTGATGGAAGCATACCTTGAAGGCAATGAGCCTGACGCGGCAACGCTGAAGCGCCTTATCCGCAAAGGCACGATGGAGCGTGCATTCGTTCCAGTTCTGTGTGGATCTGCGTTTAAGAACAAAGGCGTTCAGCCGCTGCTCGACGCGGTTGTTGACTACATGCCGTCGCCGCTCGACGTTCCAGCGATTAAGGGCGTTCTGCCTGATAGCGAAACCGAAGAGACACGTCCGTCATCAGACGACGAGCCGTTCTCTGCGCTTGCCTTCAAGATCATGAACGACCCGTTCGTGGGTTCGCTTACCTTTACCCGCATCTATTCGGGTCAGCTTCGCAAGGGTTCTGTCCTGAACTCCGTGAAGGACAAGAAGGAAAAAATCGGTCGTATGCTGCTGATGCACTCCAATAATCGTGAGGACATCGAAGAAGCATTCGCGGGCGACATCGTGGCTATCGCAGGCCTGAAGGAAACCACGACTGGTGATACGCTGTGCGATCCATCGAAGCCGATCATTCTCGAGCGGATGGAATTCCCAGACCCGGTTATCGAGCTTTCAGTCGAGCCGAAGACGAAGGCTGACCAGGAGAAGATGGGCGTTGCGCTCAATCGTCTGGCGGCTGAAGATCCATCATTCCGCGTATCGACTGATCACGAAAGCGGTCAGACGATCATCAAGGGAATGGGCGAGCTTCACCTCGACATCCTCGTTGACCGCATGAAGCGCGAATTCAAGGTGGAGGCTAACGTGGGTGCGCCGCAGGTGGCCTATCGTGAATCGCTCGCTCGCGAAGTCGAAGTGACTTACACCCACAAGAAACAGTCGGGTGGTTCAGGTCAGTTCGGTGAAGCCAAGGTTGTCGTCACTCCGGGTGAGCGCGGCCAGGGCATCATCTTCGAGGACGAGATCAAGGGCGGTAACATTCCGCGTGAATACATCCCGTCTGTTGAGAAGGGTATGCGCGAACAGGCTGAAAGTGGTTACCTGGTCGGCTTCCCGATCATCGACTTCACCATCCGCCTGATCGACGGCAAATACCACGACGTTGACTCAAGCACTGTGGCGTTTGAGATCACTGGCCGTGGCGCAATGCGCGAAGCGGCTGAACGTGGCGGCATCAAGCTGCTTGAGCCGATCATGAAGGTTGAAGTGGTAACGCCGGAAGATTACCTCGGTGACGTAATCGGCGACTTGAATAGCCGCCGTGGGCAGATCCAGGGCACAGACAGCCGCGGCAATGCCCAGGCAGTCGAAGCTTTCGTACCGCTTGCCAACATGTTCGGTTACGTCAACGAGTTGCGTTCGTTCACTCAGGGCCGTGCCCAGTACACGATGCAGTTCAGCCACTATGACGAAGTGCCGGCAAACGTTGCACAGGAAGTCAAGGAGAAGCTTGCGTAA
- a CDS encoding OmpA family protein codes for MRLTRVMATGASLVVAMATHQAAMAQSSDADTLMAMDRDTLRGELTMRFDEALAATKNPAIINADDARHVWANEAKAQCGIALGYLKSKTKDPVSIGKCARAYELMKLVPQPPAPPPPPPPPPPPPVCENPALVFFEWDNPVPPALEAQQVVDFVAANYEICNWGDLTVVGHADKSGGNDYNLRLSEARANNFADMLRPAVPSANVTVEFRGEEEPRVPTEDGVRELQNRRVEIIVR; via the coding sequence ATGCGGTTGACTAGGGTGATGGCGACAGGAGCTTCCTTGGTGGTGGCTATGGCCACGCACCAGGCGGCCATGGCGCAAAGCAGCGATGCTGACACGCTAATGGCAATGGATCGTGACACGCTTCGCGGTGAACTCACGATGCGGTTTGACGAGGCGCTGGCCGCCACGAAGAACCCGGCGATCATCAATGCCGATGATGCGCGCCATGTCTGGGCTAACGAAGCGAAGGCGCAGTGCGGGATCGCGCTCGGCTATCTGAAATCGAAGACAAAGGATCCGGTTTCGATCGGCAAATGCGCGCGTGCGTATGAGCTGATGAAGTTGGTGCCGCAGCCGCCGGCTCCTCCTCCGCCGCCGCCACCTCCACCGCCGCCGCCGGTTTGCGAAAACCCGGCACTGGTGTTCTTCGAATGGGATAACCCGGTTCCGCCGGCTCTCGAAGCGCAGCAGGTGGTAGATTTTGTCGCGGCTAACTACGAGATTTGTAACTGGGGCGATCTGACCGTCGTCGGCCACGCCGACAAGTCCGGCGGCAATGATTACAACCTTCGCCTGTCAGAAGCTCGCGCAAACAACTTTGCCGACATGCTGCGTCCGGCGGTGCCGAGTGCGAACGTAACCGTTGAATTCCGTGGCGAAGAAGAGCCGCGCGTACCGACAGAAGACGGTGTGCGTGAGCTGCAGAACCGCCGTGTTGAAATAATCGTCCGATAA
- a CDS encoding cell wall hydrolase — translation MAWRDSGGATPSRIAIAGGFAAVVGVGLAFVIGNPNPDRAEAAVTIRASEVAALQKIDKGEQAELLLEGDTAQARNALIPESALPLARAASFSEIAKGSPQYASALKCMTQAVYYEAANEPVQGKRAVAQVVINRMKHPAYPGSVCGVVYEGVYQPVCQFSFTCDGALTRQPLSRQWRESEAVAKAMLAGETEPSVGTATHYHADYVVPRWAYTLAKIEQIGTHIFYRFPGSAGSSGAFTRRWAGRESVPAIDWDRMRGLLAADVEPEPEFVPGLTVTPHVTDRHAPNDVGGRIDTTKAWRPSIPDPVNIGGSYEDAVVQQGETTVPAEIAVVSNEEASR, via the coding sequence ATGGCCTGGCGTGATAGCGGCGGCGCAACACCTAGCAGGATCGCCATTGCGGGCGGATTTGCGGCCGTAGTTGGCGTGGGGCTGGCGTTTGTCATTGGCAATCCCAATCCGGATCGCGCAGAGGCTGCCGTTACGATCCGCGCCAGCGAAGTCGCGGCGCTTCAAAAAATCGACAAGGGAGAGCAGGCAGAGCTTTTGCTTGAAGGCGACACGGCGCAGGCCCGCAATGCCCTGATCCCTGAGAGCGCGCTTCCGCTGGCTCGCGCCGCTAGCTTTAGCGAGATCGCAAAAGGCAGCCCGCAATATGCCAGCGCGCTTAAATGCATGACACAGGCGGTGTATTATGAAGCCGCCAATGAACCGGTGCAGGGCAAACGCGCCGTTGCTCAGGTCGTGATCAACCGGATGAAGCATCCGGCCTATCCCGGATCGGTCTGTGGCGTGGTATACGAAGGTGTTTACCAGCCCGTTTGCCAATTCAGTTTTACTTGCGACGGTGCACTGACCCGTCAGCCGCTTTCGCGCCAATGGCGGGAAAGCGAAGCAGTGGCGAAGGCAATGCTGGCTGGCGAGACTGAACCTTCGGTCGGCACAGCCACGCATTACCACGCGGACTATGTAGTCCCGCGCTGGGCATATACGCTGGCGAAGATTGAGCAGATCGGCACGCATATTTTCTATCGTTTCCCTGGCAGCGCAGGAAGCTCCGGTGCGTTCACCCGTAGGTGGGCTGGCCGCGAAAGTGTGCCCGCAATCGATTGGGACCGTATGCGCGGGTTATTGGCGGCAGATGTCGAGCCGGAACCTGAATTCGTCCCGGGACTCACCGTGACGCCGCATGTGACAGATCGCCATGCTCCCAATGATGTAGGCGGACGTATTGACACCACGAAGGCGTGGCGTCCCTCGATCCCCGATCCGGTCAATATCGGGGGCTCTTACGAAGATGCTGTTGTTCAGCAGGGCGAAACCACCGTTCCGGCAGAGATTGCTGTGGTTAGCAATGAAGAGGCAAGCCGTTGA
- a CDS encoding type I secretion system permease/ATPase has product MAFSPLLFDSLARDATGRLPFHQVEAAVELAGLDFDREDFKKLPIRDGVYPALVTMQDGSVAVVQEAREGELLLWTPGDGEARWLARDEVQAEYAGQFLSVYGDPDSLREQEAPWHKKARHHWFWGELRKERKAFRAVLVASLIINLLALALPLFSMNVYDRVIPNRAVSTLWVLGVGVLLAFAMEFALRTARTNVIDEIGRRLDIKLSQKLFGRVMGLPLAARQGSTGALASRVSEYATVRDFFASTTIVLIVDMTFLVLFVGVIAYIAGWLALVPIVAMALMATAGFFLQRKVSDAARDAQSDHGLQQTLLVESVAGMETLKSMTGERAMMGRWYNLADIGSHSQQRLKKINSVAVGLAQTFQQVSSISLIVGGYYLFDAGIITMGAIIAIVMLSSRSLAPAGQIAFLLTRARQARETLESLDNLFEVPDERKQGASMQPATVRNATLKLEDVRFAYPEAPVAALDGINLTINPGERICLIGRVASGKSTLGRLICGLYQPTEGAFLVNGVDSRQFRPQDLRSQFRFVGQDATLFTGSIKDNLALGAPEVDDERLFEAMRMSGADEFLARDDSGYDRAVGEQGRRLSGGQRSFLALARAFVTPSELLFFDEPTGAMDSQTERQFVDRVKKSLKPGQTLLISTHRPALFELCERIIVLDKGRVVADGSKEEILKRAAGQGGMGQST; this is encoded by the coding sequence GTGGCCTTTTCCCCTTTGCTTTTTGACTCGCTGGCACGTGATGCAACGGGCCGTCTGCCTTTCCATCAGGTGGAAGCCGCGGTGGAGCTCGCCGGGCTCGACTTTGACCGCGAAGATTTCAAGAAACTACCGATCCGCGACGGTGTGTACCCTGCGCTCGTCACGATGCAGGATGGCAGCGTTGCAGTTGTACAGGAAGCGCGCGAAGGCGAATTGCTGCTTTGGACGCCGGGTGATGGTGAAGCCAGATGGTTAGCGCGGGACGAGGTTCAGGCTGAGTACGCGGGACAATTCCTGAGCGTTTATGGTGACCCTGACAGTTTGCGTGAACAAGAGGCGCCCTGGCACAAGAAGGCACGTCATCATTGGTTCTGGGGTGAACTGCGCAAGGAACGCAAGGCGTTTCGGGCGGTCCTGGTCGCGTCGCTGATCATCAACTTGCTGGCGCTGGCGCTGCCGTTGTTCTCGATGAATGTTTACGACCGCGTCATTCCAAACCGTGCGGTCAGCACGCTATGGGTGCTTGGCGTTGGTGTTTTGCTGGCCTTTGCGATGGAATTTGCGCTGCGCACTGCGCGAACCAATGTGATCGACGAGATTGGCCGCAGGCTGGATATCAAGCTTTCTCAAAAACTGTTCGGGCGGGTCATGGGGCTGCCCCTGGCTGCCCGGCAAGGCAGCACCGGAGCGTTGGCGTCACGCGTGAGCGAGTATGCCACTGTGCGCGATTTCTTTGCATCGACCACCATCGTGCTGATCGTCGACATGACATTCCTTGTGCTGTTCGTTGGCGTGATAGCCTATATCGCTGGATGGCTCGCGCTGGTTCCGATTGTCGCCATGGCACTGATGGCGACTGCGGGCTTCTTCCTGCAGAGAAAGGTGAGCGATGCCGCGCGCGATGCGCAGTCCGATCACGGGTTGCAGCAGACTTTGCTGGTGGAATCGGTCGCGGGTATGGAAACGCTCAAATCCATGACCGGCGAGCGGGCGATGATGGGGCGCTGGTACAATCTGGCGGACATCGGCAGCCATTCACAGCAACGGTTAAAGAAGATCAATTCGGTTGCGGTCGGCCTTGCCCAGACATTTCAGCAGGTCAGTTCAATCTCCTTGATCGTAGGCGGATACTACCTGTTTGACGCCGGCATCATCACCATGGGTGCGATCATCGCGATCGTGATGCTTTCCTCGCGCTCACTGGCACCAGCGGGCCAGATTGCCTTTCTGCTAACCCGAGCCCGTCAGGCGCGTGAGACACTGGAGTCGCTCGATAACCTGTTCGAGGTGCCCGATGAGCGTAAGCAAGGCGCATCGATGCAGCCTGCCACAGTGCGAAATGCCACTCTCAAGCTGGAAGATGTGCGATTCGCCTATCCGGAAGCGCCGGTTGCCGCGCTTGACGGGATTAACCTTACAATCAATCCCGGTGAAAGGATTTGCCTTATCGGGCGTGTCGCATCGGGAAAGTCGACTCTCGGAAGGTTAATTTGCGGACTTTATCAGCCAACTGAAGGCGCTTTCTTGGTAAATGGCGTCGACTCGCGCCAGTTCCGCCCGCAAGATCTGCGTTCTCAATTCCGCTTTGTTGGGCAGGACGCGACTTTGTTTACCGGTTCGATCAAGGACAATCTCGCTCTCGGCGCGCCCGAGGTGGATGACGAACGCCTGTTCGAAGCCATGCGGATGAGCGGCGCAGATGAATTCCTGGCCCGTGACGACAGCGGATATGACCGTGCCGTTGGCGAACAGGGGCGCCGTCTTTCCGGTGGTCAACGCAGTTTTCTGGCACTGGCGCGTGCCTTTGTAACGCCCAGCGAGCTGCTGTTCTTTGACGAGCCGACAGGTGCCATGGATTCGCAGACTGAGCGACAGTTTGTCGACCGGGTGAAAAAATCACTTAAACCGGGCCAGACACTGCTGATTTCCACGCATCGCCCTGCATTGTTCGAATTGTGCGAGCGGATCATTGTTCTCGACAAGGGCCGCGTCGTTGCTGATGGCAGCAAGGAAGAGATCCTCAAACGCGCTGCAGGGCAGGGCGGCATGGGTCAATCCACATGA